Proteins co-encoded in one Ralstonia sp. RRA genomic window:
- a CDS encoding flagellar protein FliT: MSWTVTTAARPTHAVASNDSLFASYEAIATLSAEMVVAAEMGDWDGVSALERECAVYMERLGHAQRPALSHEELQRKRDLMMRILANDARVRALVCPRQDELMRLVSGERRSIGARQAYATVSYY; encoded by the coding sequence ATGTCCTGGACCGTTACCACCGCCGCCCGCCCGACCCACGCGGTCGCCAGCAACGACAGCCTGTTCGCCAGCTATGAGGCGATCGCCACCCTGTCCGCAGAAATGGTCGTGGCGGCCGAGATGGGCGATTGGGACGGCGTGAGCGCCCTGGAGCGCGAATGCGCGGTCTACATGGAACGCCTGGGCCACGCCCAGCGCCCGGCCTTGTCGCACGAAGAACTGCAACGCAAGCGCGACCTGATGATGCGCATTCTGGCCAACGACGCCCGCGTGCGTGCGCTGGTCTGCCCGCGCCAGGATGAACTGATGCGCCTGGTCAGCGGTGAACGCCGCTCGATCGGCGCACGTCAGGCGTACGCCACCGTCTCGTACTACTAA
- a CDS encoding DUF1326 domain-containing protein: protein MSYHLEGRLLEVCNCRVLCPCWIGEDPDFGTCDTIVAWHMDRGTIDGVDVSGCTIAAVAHVPGNILEGNWTAAIFLNDSATDAQEKALLKVYTGQAGGPIAELAKLIGKVVSVERAAITFDIVGAKGTLKIGTDYYAELEPYVGPTGQQTTLSDTVFSTVPGAPVFVGKAPVYRSKNADIGINVDIKNHNALQSTFLFDA, encoded by the coding sequence ATGTCCTATCACCTGGAAGGCAGGCTGCTCGAAGTCTGCAACTGCCGCGTCCTGTGCCCGTGCTGGATCGGCGAAGACCCCGATTTCGGCACCTGCGACACCATCGTCGCGTGGCACATGGACCGCGGCACGATCGACGGCGTCGACGTGTCCGGTTGCACCATTGCAGCCGTCGCGCACGTCCCGGGCAACATCCTGGAAGGCAACTGGACAGCGGCGATCTTCCTTAACGACAGCGCGACCGATGCGCAGGAGAAAGCGCTGCTCAAGGTCTACACCGGCCAGGCCGGCGGGCCGATCGCCGAACTGGCCAAGCTGATCGGCAAGGTCGTCTCGGTCGAGCGCGCAGCGATCACATTCGACATCGTCGGGGCCAAGGGCACGCTCAAGATCGGCACTGATTACTACGCCGAACTCGAACCGTACGTGGGCCCGACCGGCCAGCAGACCACGCTGTCGGACACCGTGTTCTCGACCGTGCCGGGTGCGCCGGTGTTCGTGGGCAAGGCGCCGGTCTACCGCTCGAAGAACGCGGATATCGGCATCAACGTCGACATCAAGAACCACAACGCGCTGCAGAGCACGTTCCTGTTCGACGCTTGA